The nucleotide sequence GTATCTGATATGATATATATTAATCCTGatcatattataaaatttatgacAAAAATCCAGATTTAAAGAGTGAAGTTTCCTTTTGCAAGGGGAATTACTGTTGCCTTATTTGCCTCCTGTTCAAATGCAGACAATATTTGGCTCCTTTCAAAAGAATATGGGTTATGTGATGAAAGCTTTAAAAGCTATTGTTACCTGAGATTTAATTAATGAAAGTAAGTATATGTCAAAGAAAATTCAACATCAACCTGAGGAGATCCTTCTCGTTTATGAAGATTCATGTCtttgaataataatttaaaatgaaaaatatttatttttcattaacAGATTAAAAACAAGATTCAGCATTAAATTACCAAATCATATGGGACTTGAAATGAAGCcttgaaatttatttattttttaagtcatCCAATCATGTGGGTAGACGGTAAGTAGACTCCTTCCCACTGCATCTGTATTTCTTTTTAGTTCGTTAGTCCATTCGGTGGTATTAACTAACTATTATTTCGAGCTCTATTGTTTATATTAAATGCAATTCAGGGAGGCTAATAAATACATAAATTGGATTGTCAAATTTTTTAGACTTGTCcaagtaaaatattttatttggagTGGTGTGTATTATTCGTCTTCTCAATTTTTTGAATTAATAgaaagttttatttttatttttatttatttttgagaagGGACGTGACGCGGGCCAATCATCCCCACGCCTTCAGAGGACAAAAATAAAGAAGCGGATGAGGGCAAGAAAAATGTTGCACACCATGGAGGCCGGAGACAACACATTCGACGACCCCGGCGCCGCCGCCGACGGCCTGGGCCCCGTCCCCGCGGACAAACGCAACCTCTCCTGGTGGGACGTGGCCGGCCTCTGGGTCGTCATGGTGGTGAATGTCCCGTCCTACTTCGCCGCCGCCAGTCTGATGGAGCTGGGCATGTCGTGTTGGCAGGGCATTGCCACCATCTTCCTTGGCAACCTCATCATCTACGCTCCCATCTGCCTCACTGCCCACGCCGGTGTCCGGTACGGCATCTCCTTCCCCGTTCAGCTCCGCGCAGCCTTCGGCATCCGCGGCGCCCGCATCCCCGCCCTCCTCCGCGCCGTCGTCGCCTGCGGCTGGTGCGGCACCGAATCCTGGATCGGCGGCCAGgccatcttcctcctcctcctacccCGGCCCATCCAGTCCTCGTCCTACTCGCAGCCCTTGGGATGGCTGGGCACGTCGCCCCTCGAGCTAGGCTGCTTCCTGCTCTTCTCGCTCCTCCAGTTCGCCATGCTGTGGAAGGGCATGGCAGGGATCCACGCCCTCGGAAAGTACTCCGCCCCcgtcctcgtcctcctcgtcgCCTGCCTCTTTGCCTGGGCCTACGCCACCGCAGGCGGCTTCGGTGAGATGCTCTCCACGCCCTCGCGCCTCTCGCCGTTGCAGTTCTGGCCCGTGTTTTACCCCTCCCTCACTGGGTGCGTCGGCAGCTGGTCCGCCGTCGCGCTCAACATCTCCGATTTCGCCCGGTTCGCCCGGAGCCAAGCGGACCAGGCGCTAGGCCACCTGGCGCTCCCCCTTTTTATGGCCGCCTATACCTTCGCCGGCCTCGCCATCACCTCCGCCACGGAGGTCATCTTCGGCCAGGCGATCCCCAACCCCATCGAACTTCTCTCCTTGATCAACACCAGCGTCTTCATCTCGATCCTTGCGTTCTTGGGGATCGGCCTGGCCACCATCACCACCAACATCCCGGCCAACCTCGTCGCCCCGGCCAACGTGCTCGTCAGCCTCAGCCCCTCCACCTTCAACTTCGCCACCGGCTCCCTACTGACAGGATTCATCAGCCTAGTGTTCCAGCCATGGAAACTTATGGCATCCGGCAAGAGCTTCGTCTACGAATGGCTGGTCGGCTACTCGGCCATCATTGGCCCCATCACCGGAATCCTGCTCACCGACTACTACGTCCTCCGACGGGCGGTGCTCGACGTGGCCGGACTCTACGCCGAAAGCCCCCATGGACCATACTACTACACCGGGGGATACAACGTCGCGGCCTTCGTCGCGTTGGTCTTCGGAGTAGCGCCGGCGATCCCCGGGTTCCTCCACAAGGTCGGCGCCGTGAAGATGACCTGGGGAGGGTTCGATGTCATCTACGGATGCGCTTGGTTCTTCGGCGTCTTCTCTGCGTCACTGGTCTATTGGCTCCTCTCCTGCGGAAGAGCGAGACGCAAAGCTGGGGAAGCGTGGACCGGCGGATCCATGGCGGAGCCGCTCCGACTGACTGCACATCCCGATTTAGTTGATGattaaaatgatttgatttggTCCAATTGTTCTGCCTCAGTTACCAAGCAAATTGATGGGTTTAGTTCCATCTTATACATCAAACCAAAACATTATTAATAGATTATTCAATCGTGTTTGCGATATCAATAGACGAGATATTGTTAGCTTAGTTGACTCTGGCATGCACGACTTGGATGGAGGTCGTGACTGATCATCGTAGAGTAAGTCATCATACTTATCACAACCGCCAGAATAAGATCACAAATATTATAGTTTGATTCTACCTTTCCATAATAAAACAATATTCAACCTTGGAATTTTAGCCATTGAAGTAGCAATCTTGTGACCTGATCATCATCACTGTGATTATTATACTACTCACGTATTACAAAGGTAGTATGTAAAGAATACTGGGGGAAATCTTGAAAAAAAATTttagttttaaaaatttttgataGAACGTCGTCCCAAAGTTCAAAAATTTCAACAGAGAGTCTCGGTTTTCTAAAATGACAAAAGTAAACGTGTAGAAACATTTTGTCTCTTCCCGTGTATCTTCCCTCTCCATCTTTTTAAGAAACCAAATTCAATCAATTTAAAACTTTGTTaggtttaaaaatatattatattaaataatttactaatataCATCAATTtctattattaaaataataatttgatgTATAAAATACATTGAATTATTcacaaatgataaaaaaatataaataataatttaaaactaattttttATCTATAAAGTCAAgagtaatataataataatatgtatattttttaaaaattgtaaaaatatttaaaaacttaaaaataaatttgaaaggtGTGTATGGCTATcactttttttttaagtttttaaaataatttatttactgTTTTAGGCCcttaaaaagttaaaattatctagaatatatatatatatatatatatatatatatatatatatatatatatatatatatatatatatatatatatatatatatatatatttgtgtctgTATAAAatcttattataaaaaataaattatattacacaatttattgatatatattaatttatattattaaaaatcataataataaataataaaatcattaaattctaaaaaaataactataaagcaaaaatgacattataataatatttataaattttaaaaataaaaataaattataaagggCTTGGATTTTGTGAACCAATTTTAGGATAGTTTTTTCACCTATTTGGAAgatcaaatattaaaatacatTATATCGATGCatcatatttttatgaaaattaaaaaaataagaaaaattcaaATGGTTCAAATAGTGAATAATCTAGAAAATATAAAcaaatcttttaaaaaatattataaatatacatataggtGTTTTTTAAAGGTttcatgaaaatttcataatattttaATCAGTCCTCATATTAGATACACTATAATCTATTTCAACCAAAAATAATGTATTTAATACTAGGGCTTGGATTTTATGGATCAAACTTTTTGTAGGTTTCTCACCCatttagtgttaggatcaagttggtacTAAGAAGGGTGGAggaggggtgtgaattagtgcttccgTAAAAAATTACATCTAAGTCTTgaaacttcgtttcgattaacACGTATCAAAAATGTGTTTAATATAAAGGAGGTGTGAAGTGGAATAAGCAGCCAAGTCAAAagacaatatataaaaaaaatagaatagaGATAACAAGGAAGAGAtcataccagatttatagtggttcggtcatcatgacctatatccactcacgattcctccttgttgaggccatcggcatccactaacggtctttcttcaatgggcgaagaccaaccactcttttacaatactttttcctttttacggatttaggagacaactcttacaagcctcacacctctcctagattgattacaaagctaaataagAAGAGAGATGACACTTCTACAACCCAATATCACAAGACTTTTGTTTATACTTTTGTTgttcttttatgcaggaaagagtggggtatttataagccccaatggcttcagaaatggagaccaaaagtatctcatctcgagtttccgaggtactagtagtaccactgccattattgggcgTTACCATTGCctgtagactgacactaggcagtactgctagtcataggtgcccagcaagccaatcacgtgagtgatgacacgtgtgacttgatacagaatctttttgtttattatattttggcgtatatcactttataactattgcataaatgcatatatatattgtgatgtccttggatttgtgcaatgggaatcgaatcgtgatgagatcacaataatgagatcgattcacctttaaacacatatcctaaataatcccggtcataggttactcgagagggacatcgtgataaccgaacagacttgtgtgctgtatacccgtccatatgatggatgcagttggtctcatagctgctcgtgtagggacactagggatacagtacaggcgctcattggagaatgagttcactgattgatccgcttacggaatgctggatggttgataatgccttattgtcagacagcgatttcgtagtcctagtagtgtatttagtccttagacttgagacaccaaggatgtcctgtatgagtgctccactctttgataccagacttataggtttggctgtcccagatctagtacagctggtcattgggagtggtagtcgaccttacgagggctattgagtgtcaatagaggatcatccactctcggcgtcatgagaggaatatctcatgtgttcttgctcagataaatccctagccagggtcattcgggttgagagagaaagagttctccaggagaatccgattagagcgagactcgagtagaaaccgtatgggtctaacagcaccatgctcgatatacggtctctgggatattagagggatgagggactataggtacatggtaactgaggacagacaggtctaatggattggattcccctgtatcgtctagggactacggcgtagtagcctagtacgtccgtagtcgataagtcaaatgaattattacagagataataattcactgagttggaaggagttctgacaggtatgactcacggccagctcgatattgggcctagagggtcacacacatatggtaggcattgtgatgagtagaggttcagatatgagatatccgatggagcccttgtcttattggatgcagatccaatacccactaggggaggacccattagggtttgacaggggacctctataaataggagggattcagagcctcataggctagagcctttgcttgcctttcctattctcctctccctctccacctcagagcaggcttagagttttgaggagcgtcgtcgcaaccctgctgtgtggatcaccgcttgacctccttcaccctctcctaaggatctacaaggaaacagggatatacgatctccctaggtaacacaatctactctatatgcacttttaagtttcgcggattttgcgcaccaatcttcgcatgacgacgaacatctctttgggaatcgggaattttgttttcttgttcttccgctgcgcatatgatgtcgcccccaagatttcccaatagtggtatcagagctaggttgttcatgcgaatgattggttttgaactgcgtgtattgtgtttaggaagtattttgacgtcaaaatcgttgacgcaaaaacaaggaagggcagcaacagttgctgccctcgatctacgtgcgtggagcgcaaccgaaggcgggtagcacaggggctgcgtctgcaac is from Musa acuminata AAA Group cultivar baxijiao chromosome BXJ3-8, Cavendish_Baxijiao_AAA, whole genome shotgun sequence and encodes:
- the LOC135644951 gene encoding purine-uracil permease NCS1-like, which codes for MRARKMLHTMEAGDNTFDDPGAAADGLGPVPADKRNLSWWDVAGLWVVMVVNVPSYFAAASLMELGMSCWQGIATIFLGNLIIYAPICLTAHAGVRYGISFPVQLRAAFGIRGARIPALLRAVVACGWCGTESWIGGQAIFLLLLPRPIQSSSYSQPLGWLGTSPLELGCFLLFSLLQFAMLWKGMAGIHALGKYSAPVLVLLVACLFAWAYATAGGFGEMLSTPSRLSPLQFWPVFYPSLTGCVGSWSAVALNISDFARFARSQADQALGHLALPLFMAAYTFAGLAITSATEVIFGQAIPNPIELLSLINTSVFISILAFLGIGLATITTNIPANLVAPANVLVSLSPSTFNFATGSLLTGFISLVFQPWKLMASGKSFVYEWLVGYSAIIGPITGILLTDYYVLRRAVLDVAGLYAESPHGPYYYTGGYNVAAFVALVFGVAPAIPGFLHKVGAVKMTWGGFDVIYGCAWFFGVFSASLVYWLLSCGRARRKAGEAWTGGSMAEPLRLTAHPDLVDD